The genomic segment AAAGAACGTATTTTCCAGCAGCCTGTTATACTCTAAGCAAGTCtgagaaaagaaaaattttcaattcTTTGTTTGGAATAAAGGTCCCTACGGGTTACTCATCTAATATTAAAAATCTCGTGTCGATGAAGGACTTGAAACTTGTTGGCCTTAAGTCACACGACTATCACACTTTGATGCAACAATTGCTTCCAGTGGCCATACGTGGTGTCCTACCTAAACATGTTAGAGATACTATCACTCGTTTGTGTGGATTCTTCAATGTGTTATACAATAAAGTGATAGATGTCTCAGAGTTGGATGAGATACAAAGAGAGATTGTGATGATATTGTGTTTACTGGAGAAATATTTCCCCCCATCTTTTTTTGATATAATGATTCATTTAACCGTTCATCTTGTACGCGAAATAAAATTGTGTGGACCGGTTTGGTTTAGGCATATGTATCCATTtgaaagattcatgaagatatTGAAAGGCTATGTGCAAAATCGCAATCGGCCTGAAGGGTGTATAGCCGAACGTTATATTGCTGAAGAGGCTGTGGAATTTTGCTCGGACTACATGTCTAGTATAGATACAATTGGTATCCCATCAATGCATTAGAGAGTACAACTCACTAAGCCTCTGTCTGGTTCAGTAATGCACTACACTAGTGATGATGAGTTGAATCAAGCACATCGTTATCTACTGGAAAATGATGTTGACGTTGAGCCTTATATCGAGTAATTTCTTTGACTTAGTAATACTTTCTTGATATTCTTTTACATTCAATTGATTAACTTATCCTTAATCATTTCATCAGGGAACACATGACATTTTTGGATGCAAAATTTCCCCATAAAGCAAAGTCAAAAAGGTGGTTACAAGATGAGCATAACCGAACCTTTATTAACTGGTTACGTGATACTGTAAGTTGTCTAAATATCAATATCAtggagtttttttaaaaattagggTTAAATTTTAGCACTTTGTGAAATATAGGTTGCAAGTGCAGTTGGCAATTCCACTCGTGAAATTTCAGAAAGATTGAAGTGGGTAGCGCGCGGACCTAGCAAACAAGTGTTAAAGTGCTCTAGTTATTTGATTGATGGGGTCACTTATCATACAAAAGAGCGAGATGATGTACAAGTTGTGCAAAATTCCGGAGTAAGCTTAGTCGCAACGACAATGCAAGTTGCTAGTGCAAAGGATAAAAATCCAGTTGTGTCAGACATGATTTTTTATTGAGTTATTCAAGAAATATGGGAACTTGATTACCAAATGTTTCAAATTCCAATGTTTAAATGTAATTGGGTTGAGAATACTAACGGTATTAAAGTTTATGATCTTGGTTTCACGTTGGTAAACCTGAAGAGAATTGGATTCAAGTCTGACTCTTTTATCTTGGGCAGTCAAGCAAAGCAGGTGTTTTACATTGAAGATCCTCAAGATCCTGCATGGCATGTTGTACTTGCAAGTCTCACAAGAGAGTATATTCACTACATGAATGGTGATGAATTGGAGAATGATGTATCCCACTATCAATGTTTTACACGatggtttatatttaaatttaaagtatcataaataattcaatattgcAGCTAACATATGTACATTTGCAATGTTTAGAAGCttcaaaagaagaaaaatgtcGACCACAGAAATAAGATTGGTTTGTCTTCAAGTGTGACAAGATCTTTACATCttttgtattgttattgtaaACGTGCTCTAACCGATGAACAAAATTTATCACTGTTTTTTGATCATGATTTATTTGACGAGAGTTACGAACTACTTCTGCACCTTGAAGACATCATTCCTTTTTATAGTTTGGATCCAATATCTGCCAATTGAATAGTTGTGTACATGTGGTAAgtcttcttcttttgtttgttgacCACTTAAGCTGtataaacttaattaatttatcatatGCACATTATTCTGTTGGAAATTGTAGGCATCTGtataaaaagatgaaaaaagaCAACAAGACTGACAAGTTTAGATTTGTCAATCCACACACGATCCCATACATGCCATATGTATCCAAACTTGACAGAAACGGTAAAATCGAACACTTGAATGAAAGAGCAAGTGTTTTGGCCGAAAGACTAAGTGTTGCATCAACAAATCAGCTAGTTTTAGTGCCACATAATGTTGGGTGAGTCAAAATTACaatatcaaatttaatttattttcttgacATTTTATAGAATTGTATGCGCTAATTATGTGTTTTGTGCATAGTTATCATTGGATTCTCACTATCATCGATCCTTACAAGGAGATGGTTTATTTGGTGGATTCACTTAGTCATCGAAACCGTTACGATGACTGGAAATATGTGGTGGATATGTAagttaatattttgtttttatgtCAAATTTAATTCAGTGAATAAAACACTCATATGTTGACTGTTAATGATGTATGCAGGAGTGTAAGATTGTTTAATTCAAATAAGGAAAGGAAAGGGAAAAAACAAGCTATATGGGAAGTGGTAAAGGTATGCATGTGAACTTGTCATTAATTAACGTTTATTTCAATTTGTGTATCAATCactaacaaatttttttttaaattagggTCCACGACAACCAGATTCGAAACAATGTGGTTTTTATGGTATGAGATTTATGAGAGAAATGATTGAAAAAAATGCTACCAGTGAGAAGAACTCGATATCTTCAATTGTAATATTCGACATATTCTCAATATTCAAAAATAATTGTGTATTTCTCATTTTTCAATATCTTTATTGATTGTTTTTTTACTAATATTAACATTGTGTTTGTTCACAGTTCATGAAAACTGAGTATTCCAAGGAAGAGATTGATGAAGTGCGATCCGAGTGGGCGGAATGCATACAAGACTATATTTATGAATAGGTATGCAAAGTATTGATGAAGTGCTTTGTGTTACAATGAACCAAATCAAccatttttctattttcttcaaTAATGCATGGTATAGTATTTCCAACTGAATAAGTTCTTTGTGTTACAATGAATAAGTGCTTTGTGTTCCATTTCTTTGTCTATTCATGTTGATTTGTTCCAAATATTCCAATGCATTGTATAGTATTTCCAACTGCACATGGACCTATATATAAAACATTGGAAAATTAATCTTGATTGACAGTGGACCTGAAATTTAGAGAATGAAACTTGATTCGTAGCGATATTATTTGTGTTTTGATTTTTGCCAGCCTACTTTCTCATCATAAGAATGGAACTGAAGACTGAGCAAATGCCTCAGAGTTTTAGgaattttatttctttcaaTCAAGTCCctgaaaaatatgatttactTCAATATATAGATTCCTTAGAACTTAAATGTTATTTGTttgtgaattgatgttatgactttctttcgagtatataaatgttgtttgtgttagatggaaatttttgggatgtacTACTTatggggaggtcatgccgaaatttctattttcctcaGTATATATtagttatgactttattttcgTCTCTATGCACCATTTGTGTTAGTTGCGTTTCCAGTGCATGTCTTGCTTGCAACCTCATCTCTTACATGGGTTTTTAATGGGCTTTCTATGTGTGGATTATATGGCAGGGATGAAATGGCAGGGGTAGGTTTTGATGCATAAATGTTGATGAGGTTTGAGGAGATCGAGACCGATGATGACAAAAGATTGCAGTATATCCGTATTTTCtgtttggaaaattttgatattgtgGGACTCTACTGCCACATTGCCATGTTGATGACGAACATGTATCAAGGTCAATTGCAATACTAAATTcaaatttgtaaaatttttgTTTATCGTTGGCATATTTTGGATGATGGATTTTGAACAAAACATAGTCACGGATTTAATGtggtaaatattttgtttttgattgttatttttggtttaattattattatatatatattgtaaattaaaagaaatttaatactAAATTTTTacctaatgaaaaaaattattaacgACAACAGTTTTGAATTCTATTGAAGAAAAtataaagacaacggttttaaattGTTGTAAATTCAACAAAACACTACGATTTTTAGGCGTTGCAAAACTGTTGTCGTTGCTACAAAAAACAACGGTCTCAAAAGTGGCGAAACTGTGGTCGTTCATATATTATGACAACAGATTAAAACCGTTGCAAAACTATTGTCAATAGTGCTAGATAACAAAGGTTTAAAACTGTTGCGAAACTGTTGTCGTTGGTAGATAATACAACGGTTTAAATCCGTTTCAAAACCGTTGTAGTTGgtataaaagacaacggtttaaaacCCTTGCAAAACCGTTGTCGTCGGTAGAAAATACAACGGTTTAACACCGTTGCAAAACCGTTGTCGTCGGTATAAAAGACAACagtttaaaaccgttgtcgttgaagacactttcaacaacaccctcagttacaacagttttaaatgGCCTACGACAACAGATTTTATCCGTTGTCGTTTGGCGTTTTTGTAGTAGTGAGAGCAagttgcaacggctcataactccaaacatgcgaaggattttccTTATAATTCCTCAGCATCGAAACatggaatacattgtgtactccggcctgATTCGGTGgtagagctacacgataagcaagtgtcccaactctgtcaagaatttcgaatggcccaataaatctcggactcaacttgcctcttttcccaaacctcataacacccttcttGGGTGCTATCTTCATGAATACGTGATCTCCAACGGCAAATTCGAGttcccttctcctcttgtcagcataactctctTGGCGACTCTGGACGGTctacatcctgtctcggatcttgaccaccacgtctgcaagctgctgaacaatctttgggtcaagttctgatctctcaccgacttcatcccaatgaatcgacgatctgTACTTCCTTCCTACAGTGATTGTAGGGAGACATAcgtatagatgattggaaactgttgttgtaggtgaactccactaaaggtagctttgattcccaattctcATGGAAATTGCTCACACATGCTTGCAACAAATctttcaaaatctgaatcactcgctcaaactggccatctgtctgagggtgaaatgccTCATCCCCATACCTACATGTAaaatcttccaaaaggacgatgtgaatctcggatccctgtcaTCACAATAGAAACTGTGATCCCGAgcaatctgactatctctccaatatagagctctgcatactgagtcatggagaatgTCATCTTCACCGATAAGAAATGTGCCAATTTAGTAAGTCGATCAACCATAACACAAATAGCATTAGATACCCTAATTCACCTCGGCAAtccaacaacgaaatccatggtgatattctctcatttccactcgaaAATAGGGAGTAGGAGCGgtttaagcatccctgctgacctctgatgctctgctttcccttcatgacaagtgaggcattcagatacaaatcggtgaatgtctcgcttcatccctagacaccaatacagcatctgtaagtccttgtacatcttggtacccccTGGAT from the Primulina tabacum isolate GXHZ01 chromosome 16, ASM2559414v2, whole genome shotgun sequence genome contains:
- the LOC142529671 gene encoding uncharacterized protein LOC142529671 isoform X1, which codes for MVYLVDSLSHRNRYDDWKYVVDMSVRLFNSNKERKGKKQAIWEVVKGPRQPDSKQCGFYGMRFMREMIEKNATSEKNSISSIFMKTEYSKEEIDEVRSEWAECIQDYIYE
- the LOC142529671 gene encoding uncharacterized protein LOC142529671 isoform X3 — protein: MVYLVDSLSHRNRYDDWKYVVDMSVRLFNSNKERKGKKQAIWEVVKFMKTEYSKEEIDEVRSEWAECIQDYIYE
- the LOC142529671 gene encoding uncharacterized protein LOC142529671 isoform X2 → MTGNMWSVRLFNSNKERKGKKQAIWEVVKGPRQPDSKQCGFYGMRFMREMIEKNATSEKNSISSIFMKTEYSKEEIDEVRSEWAECIQDYIYE